The Streptomyces sp. CC0208 genome window below encodes:
- a CDS encoding AraC family transcriptional regulator, with protein sequence MYHTWMRFLTPSPVHHRLGVVCLGVGLQYGALPTVGPRTLDSHVAVVISTGTGWYETPDGRRTTVTAPSLLWLTPGIPHHYAPDPETGWDEGFVGFTGPATATYTELGYIEPDRPVVPLSDATGPRAVIARIARAARRDNPLLEVETGAAVHELLVALRRARADLAPDGDVVLKALARDACLPLSVADHAARHGMTLAELRTAVRRGAGCSPKDYLLGIRLGRAKELLAATELPVAAVARRVGYDDPAYFSRLFTRRVGMAPIRFRAQESRTVPGGWSNQVPDPDDPPRV encoded by the coding sequence ATGTACCACACCTGGATGCGATTCCTCACTCCCAGCCCCGTCCACCACCGCCTGGGCGTGGTCTGCCTGGGAGTCGGACTCCAGTACGGCGCGCTGCCCACCGTCGGCCCCCGCACCCTCGACAGCCATGTCGCCGTCGTCATCAGTACCGGCACCGGGTGGTACGAGACCCCCGACGGCCGCCGTACGACGGTCACCGCGCCCTCGCTGCTGTGGCTCACCCCCGGCATCCCGCATCACTACGCACCCGACCCGGAAACCGGCTGGGACGAGGGGTTCGTCGGCTTCACGGGGCCCGCGACCGCCACCTACACCGAACTCGGGTACATCGAACCCGACCGCCCCGTCGTGCCCCTGTCCGACGCCACAGGCCCGCGCGCGGTCATCGCCCGCATCGCCCGCGCCGCCCGCCGCGACAACCCTCTCCTGGAGGTCGAGACCGGCGCCGCCGTCCACGAACTCCTCGTCGCCCTGCGCCGCGCCCGCGCCGACCTCGCCCCCGACGGCGACGTCGTCCTCAAAGCGCTCGCCCGGGACGCCTGTCTGCCGCTGTCGGTCGCCGACCACGCGGCCCGGCACGGCATGACCCTCGCCGAACTGCGCACCGCGGTGCGCCGCGGCGCCGGCTGCAGCCCCAAGGACTACCTCCTCGGCATCCGTCTCGGCCGCGCCAAGGAACTCCTCGCCGCCACCGAACTCCCCGTCGCCGCCGTCGCCCGCCGCGTCGGCTACGACGACCCCGCCTACTTCTCCCGCCTGTTCACCCGCCGCGTCGGCATGGCCCCGATCCGCTTCCGCGCCCAGGAGAGCCGGACCGTGCCCGGTGGCTGGAGCAACCAGGTACCGGATCCGGACGATCCGCCGAGAGTTTGA
- a CDS encoding chorismate mutase — translation MTTSNTGSGDVDPAVREELGRLRDSIDNIDAAVVHMLAERFKATQQVGHLKARHQLPPADPAREARQIERLRTLAENAKLDPAFAEKFLNFIIAEVIRHHERIAEDTVDDPTSLAD, via the coding sequence ATGACCACCAGCAACACCGGATCCGGTGACGTCGACCCCGCCGTCCGCGAAGAGCTCGGACGGCTGCGCGACAGCATCGACAACATCGACGCGGCCGTCGTCCACATGCTCGCCGAGCGCTTCAAGGCCACCCAGCAGGTCGGCCACCTCAAGGCCCGCCACCAGTTGCCGCCCGCCGACCCGGCCCGCGAGGCCCGCCAGATCGAGCGACTGCGCACCCTCGCCGAGAACGCCAAACTCGACCCGGCCTTCGCTGAGAAGTTCCTGAATTTCATCATCGCCGAGGTGATCAGGCACCACGAGCGCATCGCCGAGGACACCGTCGACGACCCCACCTCCCTGGCCGATTGA
- a CDS encoding response regulator translates to MPSDAKILIVDDHEDTLYALESALAPLGYRLGRATSGDEALKQVLRGQVGLLLLDVRMPGVSGLDVVRYMRRLEQTQHIPVVLLTGFGPDHELTSAAFALGVADLLMKPIDPWALRTKVRYLFDTHRRHLALEHEVRELRALVKDHTEDKDHTEDRGHEGQDHDEDDDAAARHRALPHPDARVPVQRINGAHTGELEQDRT, encoded by the coding sequence ATGCCTTCGGATGCCAAGATCCTCATCGTCGACGACCACGAGGACACGCTCTACGCGCTGGAGAGCGCCCTGGCCCCCCTGGGTTACCGGCTCGGCCGCGCCACCAGCGGTGACGAGGCCCTCAAGCAGGTGCTCCGGGGCCAGGTCGGCCTCCTGCTCCTCGACGTACGGATGCCCGGCGTCAGCGGCCTCGACGTGGTCCGCTACATGCGGCGCCTGGAGCAGACCCAGCACATCCCCGTCGTGCTGCTCACCGGGTTCGGCCCCGACCACGAACTGACCTCCGCCGCGTTCGCCCTCGGCGTCGCCGACCTCCTGATGAAACCCATCGACCCCTGGGCCCTGCGCACCAAGGTCCGCTACCTCTTCGACACCCACCGCCGCCACCTCGCCCTCGAACACGAGGTGCGGGAGTTACGCGCCCTCGTCAAGGACCACACCGAGGACAAGGACCACACCGAGGACAGGGGTCACGAGGGCCAGGACCACGACGAGGACGACGACGCGGCCGCCCGCCACCGCGCCCTGCCCCACCCGGACGCCCGAGTCCCGGTACAGCGCATCAACGGGGCGCACACGGGGGAGCTCGAACAGGACCGGACATAA
- the pepN gene encoding aminopeptidase N, with protein sequence MSVLTRDEAQTRAKLLDVHRYTIALDLTTGDETFESRTVVRFTARTDADTFVELKPAELREATLDGHPLDPETLEDNRLPLKALTAGEHELRIDAVMRYSRTGEGMHRFTDPTDGETYVYTQLFMEDVQRVFAAFDQPDLKAVFDLSVKAPAGWSVLANGITTDLGDGHWQATPTPLISTYLVAVAAGPWHSVRTEHRGLPFGLHCRRSLAPYLDPDTDEIFEITRQCYDRYHEKFEEPYPFDSYDQAFVPEFNAGAMENPGLVTFRDEFVYRSAVTDTERQTRAMVIAHEMAHMWFGDLVTLRWWDDIWLNESFAEYMGYQTLTEATRFTDSWVDFGVMRKGWGYDADQRPSTHPVAPEEVNDTASALLNFDGISYAKGASALRQLVTWLGEKDFLAGINTHFARHRFANATLADFIDSLASATERDVHAWADAWLRTTGVDTLRPVVTPGEEGTYTLQVEHKGSRPHRIAVGLYDLDVADEGRHLVLRERLDLDIPQSTPQPIGKRPTLLLPNDGDLTYTKVRFDPESFKAVTETLSGLPSPLTRAVVWNALRDAVRDGELPPTAYLDAARTHLPHETDLALVQGVLAFASAYVTDRYVTPEQRPAALATLSSLCRDLIRRTEDGDNPGLRLIAVRHCVNAAAHPDTIAAWLAEGTVPGGPELDPELRWRVLARLAVLGATDETAIAAELERDPSATGQEGAARCRAALPTEEAKAQAWEAMFARDDLSNYLFTATAQGFWQPEQTDLVRQYVPRYYEDAVALAARRGPAIADAAGRWAFPDYAIDEDNQALGQACLRDADPIPALRRKLVDQLDDLGRALRVRQS encoded by the coding sequence ATGTCCGTACTGACGCGCGACGAAGCGCAGACCCGTGCCAAGCTCCTCGACGTCCACCGCTACACCATCGCGCTGGACCTCACCACCGGCGACGAGACCTTCGAGTCCCGGACCGTCGTCCGGTTCACCGCGCGCACGGACGCGGACACCTTCGTCGAACTCAAGCCGGCCGAACTGCGCGAGGCCACCCTCGACGGCCACCCCCTCGACCCCGAGACCCTCGAGGACAACCGGCTGCCCCTCAAGGCACTGACCGCCGGCGAGCACGAACTGCGCATCGACGCCGTCATGCGGTACTCCCGCACCGGCGAGGGCATGCACCGCTTCACCGACCCCACCGACGGCGAGACCTACGTCTACACCCAGCTGTTCATGGAAGACGTCCAGCGCGTCTTCGCCGCCTTCGACCAGCCCGACCTCAAGGCCGTCTTCGACCTGTCCGTCAAGGCCCCCGCAGGCTGGAGCGTCCTCGCCAACGGCATCACCACCGACCTCGGCGACGGCCACTGGCAGGCCACCCCCACCCCCCTGATCTCCACCTACCTCGTCGCCGTGGCCGCCGGCCCCTGGCACTCCGTGCGCACCGAACACCGCGGCCTGCCCTTCGGTCTCCACTGCCGCCGCTCGCTGGCCCCCTACCTCGACCCGGACACCGACGAGATCTTCGAGATCACCAGGCAGTGCTACGACCGCTACCACGAGAAGTTCGAGGAGCCCTACCCCTTCGACTCCTACGACCAGGCCTTCGTCCCCGAGTTCAACGCCGGCGCCATGGAGAACCCCGGCCTCGTCACCTTCCGCGACGAGTTCGTCTACCGCTCCGCCGTCACCGACACCGAACGCCAGACCCGCGCCATGGTCATCGCCCACGAAATGGCCCACATGTGGTTCGGCGACCTCGTCACCCTGCGCTGGTGGGACGACATCTGGCTGAACGAGTCCTTCGCCGAGTACATGGGCTACCAGACCCTCACCGAAGCCACCCGCTTCACCGACAGCTGGGTCGACTTCGGCGTCATGCGCAAGGGCTGGGGCTACGACGCCGACCAGCGCCCCTCCACCCACCCCGTCGCCCCCGAGGAAGTCAACGACACCGCCTCGGCCCTCCTCAACTTCGACGGCATCTCCTACGCCAAGGGCGCCTCCGCACTGCGCCAGCTGGTCACCTGGCTCGGCGAGAAGGACTTCCTCGCCGGCATCAACACCCACTTCGCCCGCCACCGGTTCGCCAACGCCACCCTCGCCGACTTCATCGACTCCCTCGCCTCGGCCACCGAACGCGACGTCCACGCCTGGGCCGACGCCTGGCTGCGCACCACCGGCGTCGACACCCTGCGCCCCGTGGTCACCCCCGGCGAGGAGGGCACGTACACCCTCCAGGTCGAGCACAAGGGCAGCCGCCCGCACCGCATCGCCGTCGGCCTCTACGACCTGGACGTCGCCGACGAGGGCCGCCACCTCGTCCTGCGTGAACGCCTCGACCTCGACATCCCGCAGAGCACCCCGCAGCCCATCGGCAAGCGCCCCACCCTCCTCCTCCCCAACGACGGCGACCTCACCTACACCAAGGTCCGCTTCGACCCCGAGTCCTTCAAAGCGGTCACCGAGACCCTCTCCGGCCTGCCCTCGCCCCTGACCCGCGCCGTCGTCTGGAACGCCCTCAGGGACGCGGTCCGCGACGGCGAACTCCCGCCCACCGCCTACCTGGACGCGGCCCGCACCCACCTCCCGCACGAGACCGACCTCGCTCTCGTCCAGGGCGTCCTCGCCTTCGCCTCCGCCTACGTCACCGACCGCTACGTCACCCCCGAACAGCGCCCCGCCGCCCTCGCCACCCTCTCCTCCCTGTGCCGCGACCTCATCCGCCGCACCGAGGACGGCGACAACCCCGGCCTGCGCCTCATCGCCGTCCGCCACTGCGTCAACGCCGCCGCCCACCCCGACACCATCGCCGCCTGGCTCGCCGAAGGCACCGTCCCAGGCGGCCCCGAACTCGACCCCGAACTGCGCTGGCGCGTCCTCGCCCGCCTCGCCGTCCTCGGCGCCACCGACGAGACCGCCATCGCCGCCGAACTCGAACGCGACCCCTCCGCCACCGGCCAGGAAGGCGCCGCCCGCTGCCGCGCCGCCCTGCCCACGGAAGAGGCCAAGGCACAGGCCTGGGAAGCCATGTTCGCCCGCGACGACCTCTCCAACTACCTGTTCACCGCCACCGCCCAGGGCTTCTGGCAACCCGAACAGACCGACCTCGTACGGCAGTACGTGCCCCGTTACTACGAGGACGCCGTCGCCCTGGCCGCCCGCCGCGGCCCCGCCATCGCCGACGCCGCCGGCCGCTGGGCGTTCCCCGACTACGCCATCGACGAGGACAACCAGGCCCTCGGCCAGGCCTGCCTGCGCGACGCCGACCCCATTCCCGCCCTGCGCCGCAAACTGGTCGACCAACTCGACGACCTGGGACGGGCGTTGCGCGTGAGGCAGTCGTAG
- a CDS encoding aminotransferase class V-fold PLP-dependent enzyme has product MNTPPLASGPEGRDALRPLLDTVVDALREGAQARGGPLSAGGPHAVAARVRDAVGTVLPDEGDPEALRRLVSAVAEGAADPADPFCAAHLHCPPLAVAAAADLAVSVLNPSLDSWDQAPAASELEALVTRQLASEVYLFRGAGNCATSPHRPEALVTTGGTESNQLALLLARETLGPDVRLVCGENAHHSLPRSAWLLGLPEPLIVRTPHGTLDPAALDTTPRGPLLIAATAGTTDAGLIDPLPEIADWCAQRGARLHIDAAYGGGLLFSDQHRGKLEGLAAADTVTLDLHKLGWQPVAAGILAVRDNNDLAALTQRADYLNADDDTEAGLPDLLGRSLRTTRRPDILKIAVTLKTLGRTGLGALVDQVCDLARQFAELVEDHPRFELHAPPTISTVLFRPANATDDAVAAVRRMLLTDGRAVLGRARAANRLWLKATLLNPTTRPADLAGLLHLVEGTTPR; this is encoded by the coding sequence ATGAACACGCCGCCCCTGGCCTCGGGCCCCGAAGGCCGAGATGCCCTGCGCCCGCTGCTGGACACGGTCGTCGACGCGCTGAGGGAGGGAGCGCAGGCGAGGGGAGGCCCCCTGTCGGCGGGTGGGCCGCACGCGGTCGCGGCGCGCGTGCGGGATGCCGTGGGGACCGTACTCCCGGACGAGGGCGATCCGGAGGCTCTACGGCGCCTGGTAAGCGCTGTGGCGGAAGGCGCTGCAGACCCGGCGGACCCTTTCTGCGCGGCCCACCTGCACTGTCCGCCCTTGGCAGTCGCCGCGGCAGCCGACCTGGCTGTCAGTGTGCTGAACCCGTCGCTGGACTCATGGGACCAGGCCCCGGCTGCATCAGAGCTGGAGGCACTGGTGACACGGCAACTGGCGAGCGAGGTGTACCTGTTCAGGGGCGCGGGGAACTGCGCGACCAGCCCCCACCGGCCCGAAGCTTTGGTCACTACCGGCGGCACGGAATCAAACCAACTCGCCCTCCTCCTGGCCAGAGAGACCCTGGGCCCGGACGTCCGCCTGGTCTGCGGCGAGAACGCCCATCACTCCCTCCCCAGGTCCGCCTGGCTCCTGGGCCTGCCCGAACCGCTCATCGTCAGAACCCCTCACGGCACCCTCGACCCCGCAGCCCTCGACACAACCCCGCGCGGACCGCTGCTCATCGCCGCCACGGCGGGCACCACCGATGCCGGCCTGATCGACCCGCTGCCCGAGATCGCCGACTGGTGCGCGCAGCGCGGCGCCCGCCTGCACATCGACGCGGCCTACGGCGGAGGCCTCCTCTTCAGCGACCAGCACCGAGGGAAACTCGAAGGACTCGCCGCCGCCGACACCGTAACCCTCGACCTGCACAAACTCGGCTGGCAGCCCGTCGCCGCAGGCATCCTCGCCGTCCGCGACAACAACGACCTCGCCGCCCTGACCCAACGCGCCGACTACCTCAACGCCGACGACGACACCGAGGCGGGCCTCCCCGACCTCCTCGGCCGCTCTCTGCGCACCACCCGCCGCCCCGACATCCTCAAGATCGCCGTCACGCTGAAGACCCTCGGGCGCACGGGACTCGGCGCACTCGTCGACCAAGTCTGCGACCTCGCAAGGCAGTTCGCGGAGCTCGTCGAGGACCACCCCCGGTTTGAACTCCACGCACCCCCCACCATCAGCACGGTCCTGTTCCGACCGGCGAACGCCACCGACGACGCCGTAGCCGCCGTACGCCGAATGCTCCTCACCGACGGCCGCGCCGTCCTCGGCCGAGCCCGCGCGGCGAACCGGCTCTGGCTCAAGGCCACCCTCCTCAACCCCACCACCCGGCCGGCCGACCTCGCCGGACTCCTGCACCTCGTGGAAGGAACCACCCCCCGATGA
- a CDS encoding SidA/IucD/PvdA family monooxygenase, which translates to MNPHPPHHEPDAPRDLVGIGIGPFNLSLAALAQPLTALDAVFYEQRPAFGWHSGLLIDGATIQVPFLADLVTLADPASEWTFLNYLKTRERLFPFYFAERFHIQRAEYDAYCRWVAENLPGLHFSHQVDAVRFNPERDVFEVDFTQLDTEGEAEALGRTYTKNIVLGIGTEPYVPEPLKPLVEAPGVPVIHATDYLDHRRTLLAADHVTVVGSGQSGAEIFLDLLRHRPTGREKLHWLGRTEAFAPMEYSKLGLEHFTPDYTRYFHALSESVRDRLGTTQWQLHRGIDADTIAAIHDELYRRTLHGGWPDTVLTPGVRVRTAGRIATTKIELHLEHFQQGTRSRLTTDAVVLATGHRERPLDRILAGLDPYMRRDSRERPRVDEHFRLALDPSVTGADCHVYVQNAERHTHGVGTPDLGLAAWRSATILNTLTGKDTYPLPTRTAFTTFGLEDRLPQIPPARKASVLTPLVEGR; encoded by the coding sequence ATGAACCCCCACCCCCCACACCACGAGCCCGACGCACCCCGCGACCTCGTCGGCATCGGCATCGGACCCTTCAACCTCTCCCTCGCCGCCCTCGCCCAGCCCCTCACCGCACTCGACGCCGTCTTCTACGAACAACGCCCCGCCTTCGGCTGGCACTCCGGGCTCCTCATCGACGGCGCCACCATCCAAGTCCCCTTCCTCGCCGACCTGGTGACCCTCGCCGACCCCGCCAGCGAATGGACGTTCCTCAACTACCTCAAAACCCGCGAGCGCCTCTTCCCCTTCTACTTCGCCGAGCGCTTCCACATCCAGCGCGCCGAATACGACGCCTACTGCCGCTGGGTCGCCGAGAACCTCCCCGGACTCCACTTCAGCCACCAGGTCGACGCCGTCCGCTTCAACCCCGAACGCGACGTCTTCGAAGTCGACTTCACCCAGCTCGACACCGAGGGCGAAGCCGAGGCACTGGGCCGCACCTACACCAAGAACATCGTCCTCGGCATCGGCACCGAGCCCTACGTACCCGAACCCCTCAAGCCCCTCGTCGAAGCCCCCGGCGTGCCCGTCATCCACGCCACCGACTACCTCGACCATCGCCGGACCCTCCTCGCCGCCGACCACGTCACCGTCGTCGGCTCAGGACAGTCCGGCGCCGAGATCTTCCTCGACCTCCTCCGCCACCGCCCCACCGGCCGCGAAAAACTCCACTGGCTCGGCCGCACCGAAGCCTTCGCCCCCATGGAGTACTCCAAGCTCGGCCTCGAACACTTCACCCCCGACTACACCCGCTACTTCCACGCCCTGTCCGAAAGCGTCCGCGACCGCCTCGGCACCACCCAATGGCAACTCCACCGCGGCATCGACGCCGACACCATCGCCGCCATCCACGACGAGCTCTACCGCCGCACCCTGCACGGCGGCTGGCCCGACACCGTCCTCACCCCCGGCGTCCGCGTCCGCACCGCCGGCAGAATCGCCACCACCAAGATCGAACTCCACCTCGAACACTTCCAGCAGGGCACCCGCTCCCGCCTCACCACCGACGCCGTCGTCCTCGCCACCGGCCACCGCGAACGCCCCCTCGACCGCATCCTCGCCGGACTCGACCCCTACATGCGCCGCGACAGCCGCGAACGCCCCCGCGTCGACGAACACTTCCGCCTCGCCCTCGACCCGTCCGTCACCGGCGCCGACTGCCACGTCTACGTCCAGAACGCCGAACGCCACACCCACGGCGTCGGCACCCCCGACCTCGGCCTCGCCGCCTGGCGCAGCGCCACCATCCTCAACACCCTCACCGGCAAGGACACCTACCCCCTCCCCACCCGCACCGCCTTCACCACCTTCGGCCTCGAAGACCGACTGCCCCAGATCCCACCCGCCCGCAAAGCCTCCGTCCTGACCCCCCTCGTCGAGGGACGGTAA
- a CDS encoding 5'-nucleotidase C-terminal domain-containing protein has translation MALNRRKFLEKSAVTGAGVALAGAVSAPAAQAAEAGKGREKRYSLTVMGTTDLHGHVFNWDYFKDAEYKDTAGNAQGLSRISTLVNQVRAEKGRCNTLLLDAGDTIQGTPLTYYYAKVDPITAKGGPVHPMAAAMNAIGYDAVALGNHEFNYGIETLRKFEEQCDFPLLGANALDAKTLKPAFPPYFIKKFHVKGAPPVKVAVLGLTNPGIAIWDKAYVQGKLTFPGLEEQAAKWVPKLRSMGADVVVVSAHSGSSGTSSYGDQLPYVENSAALVAQQVPGIDAILVGHAHVEIPELKVTNAKTGKTVVLSEPLAYAERLSLFDIELVFAKGRWSVESVSSKVLNSNSVADDPKITKLLKADHDVVVKYVNQVVGTATQTLTTVEARYKDAPIIDLITKVQEDVVKAALAGTEYASLPVIAQASPFSRTSEIPAGSVTIRDLSSLYVYDNTLVAKLLTGAQVRAYLEYSAQYFVQTAAGAVVDVEKLTNAGNRPDYNYDYVSGLSYDIDIAQAAGSRIKNLTFNGAALDDAQKFVFAVNNYRANGGGAFPHVASATEVWSESTEIRTRIAEWVTAKGVLDPKDFASVDWRLTRDGVPVF, from the coding sequence ATGGCCTTGAACCGCAGGAAGTTCCTGGAGAAGTCCGCCGTGACCGGTGCGGGTGTCGCGCTGGCCGGTGCCGTGAGTGCTCCGGCCGCCCAGGCCGCGGAGGCCGGGAAGGGGCGCGAGAAGCGCTATTCGCTGACCGTGATGGGCACCACCGATCTGCACGGCCATGTCTTCAACTGGGACTACTTCAAGGACGCGGAGTACAAGGACACCGCGGGCAACGCGCAGGGTCTGTCGCGGATCTCGACGCTGGTGAACCAGGTCCGTGCGGAGAAGGGCCGCTGCAACACGCTGCTCCTCGACGCGGGCGACACGATCCAGGGGACGCCGCTGACGTACTACTACGCGAAGGTCGACCCGATCACCGCGAAGGGCGGTCCCGTCCATCCGATGGCCGCGGCGATGAACGCCATCGGGTACGACGCGGTGGCGCTGGGCAACCACGAGTTCAACTACGGCATCGAGACGCTGCGGAAGTTCGAGGAGCAGTGCGACTTCCCGCTCCTCGGCGCCAATGCGCTGGACGCGAAGACGCTGAAGCCGGCTTTCCCGCCGTACTTCATCAAGAAGTTCCATGTGAAGGGCGCGCCGCCGGTGAAGGTGGCGGTGCTGGGTCTGACGAACCCGGGTATCGCGATCTGGGACAAGGCCTACGTACAGGGGAAGCTGACGTTCCCGGGGCTTGAGGAGCAGGCGGCGAAGTGGGTGCCGAAGCTGCGGTCGATGGGTGCGGATGTGGTGGTCGTGTCGGCGCACTCCGGGTCGTCGGGTACGTCGTCGTACGGTGACCAGTTGCCGTATGTCGAGAACTCGGCGGCGCTGGTGGCGCAGCAGGTGCCGGGGATCGACGCGATCCTGGTGGGGCACGCGCATGTGGAGATTCCGGAGCTGAAGGTCACCAACGCGAAGACCGGGAAGACGGTCGTGCTGTCGGAGCCGTTGGCGTATGCGGAGCGGTTGTCGTTGTTCGACATCGAGCTGGTCTTCGCGAAGGGGCGTTGGTCGGTCGAGTCGGTGTCGTCCAAGGTGCTGAACTCGAACTCGGTCGCGGACGACCCGAAGATCACCAAGCTGTTGAAGGCCGATCACGACGTCGTGGTGAAGTACGTGAACCAGGTGGTCGGTACGGCGACGCAGACGCTGACGACGGTGGAGGCGCGCTACAAGGACGCCCCGATCATCGACCTGATCACGAAGGTGCAGGAGGACGTGGTCAAGGCGGCGCTGGCGGGTACGGAGTACGCCTCGCTGCCCGTCATCGCGCAGGCGTCACCGTTCTCGCGGACCTCGGAGATCCCGGCGGGCTCTGTGACGATCCGGGACCTGTCCAGCCTGTACGTCTACGACAACACGCTGGTGGCGAAGTTGCTGACGGGTGCGCAGGTCAGGGCGTACCTGGAGTACTCGGCGCAGTATTTCGTGCAGACGGCGGCGGGCGCGGTCGTGGACGTGGAGAAGCTGACGAACGCGGGCAACCGTCCGGACTACAACTACGACTACGTGTCGGGGCTGTCGTACGACATCGACATCGCTCAGGCTGCCGGGTCTCGGATCAAGAACCTGACGTTCAACGGTGCCGCGCTGGACGACGCGCAGAAGTTCGTGTTCGCGGTGAACAACTACCGGGCGAACGGTGGTGGGGCGTTCCCGCATGTGGCCTCGGCCACCGAGGTGTGGTCGGAGTCGACGGAGATCCGGACGCGGATCGCGGAGTGGGTGACCGCGAAGGGTGTGCTGGACCCGAAGGACTTCGCGTCGGTGGACTGGAGGCTCACGCGGGACGGTGTGCCGGTCTTCTAG
- a CDS encoding SIMPL domain-containing protein, with protein sequence MATDSAPYGTPDAPRLAVRGEAHLEVDPEIARISVTVASRGKDRRTALDDLTRRNADALDLLKSYGDAVEHLETGSFSVTPELKEHGRGERVHAYHGRVHITAELTDFTALGELTTRLADLDLTGVDGPWWALRRDSPAYREARQQAVRDAVQRAKEYAEALGTSLASLVELADLGAEDPEPRFVGKASRARSMAYEAAADTSAAPLDLEPQRQHVHAQVNARFTMAPPTL encoded by the coding sequence ATGGCCACCGACTCCGCTCCCTACGGCACCCCCGACGCGCCCCGCCTCGCCGTCCGCGGTGAAGCCCACCTCGAAGTCGACCCCGAGATCGCCCGCATCAGCGTCACCGTCGCCTCCCGCGGCAAGGACCGCCGCACCGCCCTCGACGACCTCACCCGCCGCAACGCCGACGCCCTCGACCTGCTCAAGTCCTACGGCGACGCCGTCGAACACCTGGAAACCGGCTCCTTCTCCGTCACCCCCGAACTCAAGGAACACGGCCGCGGCGAACGCGTCCACGCCTACCACGGCCGCGTCCACATCACCGCGGAGCTGACCGACTTCACCGCACTGGGCGAACTGACCACCAGGCTGGCCGACCTCGACCTGACGGGGGTCGACGGCCCCTGGTGGGCCCTGCGCCGCGACTCACCCGCCTACCGGGAAGCCCGTCAGCAGGCGGTACGGGACGCGGTCCAGCGGGCGAAGGAGTACGCGGAGGCGCTGGGCACGTCACTGGCCTCTTTGGTGGAACTCGCCGACCTCGGCGCCGAGGACCCCGAACCCCGCTTCGTCGGCAAGGCCAGCCGCGCACGCTCCATGGCCTACGAGGCCGCAGCCGACACCTCGGCCGCCCCCCTCGACCTCGAACCCCAACGCCAACACGTCCACGCCCAGGTCAACGCACGCTTCACCATGGCACCACCCACACTATGA